A part of Gemmatimonadota bacterium genomic DNA contains:
- a CDS encoding amidohydrolase family protein gives MAMTILEEPEVKKREKLSVIDCDIHNVDGYQSPATEVWVDYMPSAWKDYHLSIAGRRRSGSNCPRAVPFAARNDAFPPEGPPGSHLGFMQEQLLDTWEMEYGILNPLSPAGGQQNLEYGAAIAQAVNEWQIAEWLEKDDRLRASLTVAYEDADLAVAEIERLGDHPGFVQLMFMARTMEPLGRRKYWKIYEAAVDYDLPIGIHFGGTGIGPITGAGKAAHYIQDHGGMPMAFQAQVTSYVYEGVFERFPDLKIVLIEGGFGWVAPLMWRMDNWYRKLKMEVPYLKRLPSEYIRDHFYLTTQPVEEPSDPAYFEQMLAHMDMDDKLMFATDYPHWDFDSPDQALSNVSDREVKKQIMAENARELYDLD, from the coding sequence ATGGCGATGACTATTTTAGAAGAGCCAGAGGTCAAAAAGAGAGAAAAGCTATCGGTAATCGATTGCGATATTCACAATGTAGATGGCTATCAATCTCCCGCCACTGAGGTCTGGGTAGATTATATGCCCAGCGCCTGGAAAGATTACCATCTGAGCATTGCAGGGCGCAGACGATCCGGGTCCAATTGTCCGAGAGCTGTGCCCTTTGCCGCGCGAAACGATGCATTCCCCCCTGAAGGACCCCCTGGGTCGCATCTGGGTTTTATGCAGGAACAATTGCTGGATACCTGGGAAATGGAATACGGCATATTGAACCCGCTATCGCCTGCTGGGGGACAGCAAAACCTGGAATACGGAGCGGCAATTGCACAGGCGGTTAATGAATGGCAAATAGCCGAATGGCTGGAAAAAGACGATCGGTTGCGCGCATCCCTGACTGTCGCGTATGAAGACGCCGACCTCGCCGTCGCTGAAATTGAACGCCTGGGCGATCATCCGGGATTTGTACAACTGATGTTCATGGCGCGAACAATGGAACCGCTGGGTCGCCGTAAATACTGGAAAATTTACGAGGCAGCCGTTGACTACGACCTCCCCATCGGCATTCACTTTGGCGGCACGGGTATTGGCCCAATTACGGGCGCGGGCAAGGCCGCGCATTATATTCAGGATCACGGCGGGATGCCCATGGCATTTCAGGCGCAGGTAACGAGCTATGTGTACGAAGGCGTATTCGAACGATTTCCCGACTTAAAAATCGTTCTGATCGAAGGCGGCTTTGGGTGGGTGGCACCTTTGATGTGGCGGATGGATAACTGGTACCGAAAACTCAAGATGGAAGTGCCCTATTTAAAGCGCCTGCCCTCGGAATATATCCGGGACCATTTCTATCTGACTACACAGCCCGTAGAAGAGCCTTCAGACCCGGCGTATTTCGAGCAGATGCTGGCGCACATGGACATGGACGACAAACTGATGTTTGCAACCGATTACCCGCACTGGGATTTTGATTCGCCCGACCAGGCACTGAGCAATGTATCGGATCGAGAAGTCAAAAAACAAATTATGGCAGAGAATGCCCGGGA